The DNA sequence CTCACTGGCTATGGCATACTGCTACTGCGGTCGGTGCTTGGCTCTTGGGAGAATATGTATACCATACCGACTTACAGTTCAATGCGCGGAAGCGTATCCGAAGTCAAGGAAAAATTCACCTCAAAAAATCTAAAGTCCTTGTAAATCAATAATGTCTACACTGTTACCCTTGTAAACACCGTTGTTTTTAGTGGCAAATATCCCTGCGCGTCTTCCGAGTTTTGACGGTTGGATTGTGCGCAGCTGTGCGGTTGTCGCTACTTTTTCAAAAATGTTCGGTGGCGTTTGTTACTGTTTTGCGCCTTGGTAAAGTTTTGTTATTTTTGGCCTTAGAGCTTTATCAAAAATGTACTTTCTTGCTCTACAAACATCAATGCAAGCTCTCTGGCTTCGTTGAAGTAGATACAGGGCTAGCATTAGCCTTTTGAGATTAGGCTCTTTTAGACCTCGTTTTTTATCATTGGCTCGCCTACACAATGGCTCACGCACACTCGGGCAACACAACATCTCCAACGGAATGTTGCCACCATCATCACTCTTCGGAGGGAACACATTCTCCCCTAACACACAAAGCCCCTACACACATCCATAGCGCGTGTGGGCATCAGCATAGCGTCAGTGATAACCTTTGGGTGGCTTTTTTGCTCAACCTCAGCTTTACGCTGATAGAACTTGTGGGGGGCTTGTGGACCAACTCCATCGCCATTCTGTCTGATGCACTACACGACCTAGGCGACACACTCAGCATTGGCTTGGCCTTATTTTTGGAAAGACGTGCGCAAGCCCCTGCCGACGAGCGCTTCCATTTTGGATACCGGCGTTTGTCGGTCTTGTCAGCTTTTTTGACAGCCGGGGTGCTCTTGGTGGGCAGTATCGGCATTTTGTGGGTGGCTATCCCTCGTCTGTGGCAGCCCGAAGCTGTACACGCCCCAGGAATGGCAGCCTTGGCGGTATTGGGCATTGTAGTCAATGGTGTGGCGGTATTGCGCCTCAAGCGCGGCCACAAACATTCGCTCAACCAGCAGGCCGTCAGGCTACATTTACTAGAAGACGCGCTGGGCTGGGTGATTGTCTTGCTTGGCAGCTTGGCTATGTGGGTCTGGGGTTTGCCTTGGCTCGACCCGCTGCTCTCTATCGGTTTGGCTTTGTATATTTTGCGTAATGCTGCCCGGACAGCCTACAAGAGCTTGCTCTTGATGATGCAGGCTGCTCCTACTCAGGTAGATACAACGCTATTGCGCCAGCAACTGGCCTCCCTGCCCAATGTGTTGTCGGTTAGCAAGCTCCAACTTTGGAGCTTCGATGGGGAGCATCACGCGGCCATCCTGAGCCTAGAGACTCAGGCTCCCCTATCAGCCGAAAACCATCGGCAGCTCTACCAATCAGCAGAAGCGGTTTTGCAAAAAGCGGATATCATCATGCCCCACATCAGCATCATCCCCAAAGAGCCACACCAAACCTGAATATTTTCGCACCTCAGATGACCTTACTTTATGCTCAACCTATTTCGTGCACAAGCCTTCTATAAACCTACTTGGCGCTCTCGATTGATATTCGTTCTCGAAAGCAGCTTTCTTATTGGGGTTTTGTTATTGAACAACCGATTCAATAATTTTATCAAAACCTATCTCCACGTTCCCGAGAAGTTTTTGCAAGCGCTGGCTTTCTTTCTTATTTCGGGGCTTATTATCAACTTTAGCCGCTTGGCCATCTTGCAGTTTTATGTGCAAGGCAACCAACGGGTAGGGCTTCGGAGCAATTTTGTCTTGGGTATCAACCGCATTGCGTCGTTGTTGTTTTATGTGATGATTTTTCTGACCTCCCTGTTGCTTTTTGAGGTCGATGTACGGCAGTTGTTTACCTCCTTGAGTATTGTGGCGGCAGCCTTGGCCATCACCCTCAAAGACTATATCAACAATGTTATCAATGGCTTAATCATTATGTTTGCCGACCAGATATCGCTCAACGACTATATCGAAATAGATCAGCTCCGAGGGCGAATCATTGACATCACGCTGCTGAATGTGCACCTGGCTACAGACGATGATGAGCTGATTTATATTCCCAACACCACCGTGCTCAATGCCAATATCATCAACTATACCAAGAGAGCCATCAAGAAAATAAACTTTGAGTTCGAAATTGCTTATCCATACATTCACGACGTAAAACACCTAGAACAGTTCCTTATCGCGGCCATAGAGACAGAGCCGCGTTACCGTGCCTATATAGAGCCTAATAGCTACAACCTCAAAACAGTACAGATTTACAAAGACCACGCCCTGTTACGCTTTCAATACAACAGCCAAAGCACTGACAGAGACATCGAAATCAAAATCCGCCGGCGTATCGCCCGCAAACTCATCGAATATATTCACCGACAGAGCCAATAAATCGGGGCTTTTTTGCAAAATATCCCCCTTTGTGCGTAGTATTGCCGGCTCAATACAAAACCTGACACAATGATAAAATACCTTGTTTTTGACCTTGAGATGACCGGCCCAGAGCCAGGTTGGAACGAAATTATACAGCTAGGCGCTGTTTTGTGTGATGAGA is a window from the Eisenibacter elegans DSM 3317 genome containing:
- a CDS encoding cation diffusion facilitator family transporter — translated: MAHAHSGNTTSPTECCHHHHSSEGTHSPLTHKAPTHIHSACGHQHSVSDNLWVAFLLNLSFTLIELVGGLWTNSIAILSDALHDLGDTLSIGLALFLERRAQAPADERFHFGYRRLSVLSAFLTAGVLLVGSIGILWVAIPRLWQPEAVHAPGMAALAVLGIVVNGVAVLRLKRGHKHSLNQQAVRLHLLEDALGWVIVLLGSLAMWVWGLPWLDPLLSIGLALYILRNAARTAYKSLLLMMQAAPTQVDTTLLRQQLASLPNVLSVSKLQLWSFDGEHHAAILSLETQAPLSAENHRQLYQSAEAVLQKADIIMPHISIIPKEPHQT
- a CDS encoding mechanosensitive ion channel family protein; translation: MLNLFRAQAFYKPTWRSRLIFVLESSFLIGVLLLNNRFNNFIKTYLHVPEKFLQALAFFLISGLIINFSRLAILQFYVQGNQRVGLRSNFVLGINRIASLLFYVMIFLTSLLLFEVDVRQLFTSLSIVAAALAITLKDYINNVINGLIIMFADQISLNDYIEIDQLRGRIIDITLLNVHLATDDDELIYIPNTTVLNANIINYTKRAIKKINFEFEIAYPYIHDVKHLEQFLIAAIETEPRYRAYIEPNSYNLKTVQIYKDHALLRFQYNSQSTDRDIEIKIRRRIARKLIEYIHRQSQ